DNA from Candidatus Cloacimonas acidaminovorans str. Evry:
TCTTATTAAAACCGAGAAACAGAACATTGACTCTCTCTTATAACAGAGTGTGTTTAATGAACTTAGTATAATTTTACACTTTTTCATTCTTCTACCCTACTTTATCTAAAGTATATTCTAATTCACCCTACTATCTTTGTCAAGCAAAAAATAGGGGGAAAAAGGACTTTTTATAAAATAAAATCCAATACCTTGTCGTAATGGTAGTTCTACATCTATAATATTTTTCAATTTGACAAACCAATAATGTGTTAATGATATGATTTTATTCAATTCTTTAAGCTATAAGAAAACTCCTTTTCAAGCTAATAACAAATATTTTGAAATTCCAATTTGATTTTGGCAGACAGGAAAGAAAAAGAATTATCCTTAATAGCTTGGTAAACCAGTATTAAAAACAATGTAATCTCTAAATTAGAAAAAGCAAAGCAAAAAAAACTGGACAGAATTATAGCTATTCCTATTGTGGCTATCTATGATAAAAAATAAAGTTTCAGAAAGTATAAAACTTATAAGGTAAAGCAATGAAGAAGTTTTTAATAATGCTCTTTGTTCTGGCGGGGCTATCTGTTTTAGCAGCCAAGGTGGATTTAAATATAGCATCTTTGGCTGAATTGATGCAGTTACCCATAACAGAAAAGCAGGCAAAAGATATCTATGAATATCGTGAATTTGTGAAGATATTTGACGATATCTATGAGCTAAGGAAAATTCCCTCTATTGATCAGGAGACCCTTGACCGTTTAAAACCCTTAGTTGTTGTTTCTATTTATGTAGAAACGGATGAAGCAGCAGTCCGCCGTGAAGAAATCAGGGATTTACTGGAGCGTGTAGACAGTAATGAAGGTGCTTCGGAAGGTATGGCAGATGTTTGGGAAGATTATTTAATGACTCCTCAGAATGTGAATAAAATGCTCTTTGACGATTTGATGAGTTTTCCCAATGTTTCTGGAATTGATGCTGTAGCTGTTTTGAAAAGAATTGCCCAGGGTGATACAATTGCGGATACAAGGGACTTACGAAATTCTACAGGCCTTTCCTATTATGGTTATTCAAACTTGCGCAGTTATGTATATTATAAAGAGCCACCGGTAAAAAACAGATTAATGTGTGATGCTTCGCTTTTATATTATACGCGCTATTTTGAAGAAGGGCAGTATGATATGTTGCACGAAAGTTTTCTGCGTAACGATTATAATGCTACCAATGTTATCATTCCACATCTAAAAACCAATTCCTATTGGGGTTATTTTGGTTTGGATAAGCTTGATCCCGATATTATGCTTAAGCTGAGGATGCGTTACGGCAATAACTATAAACTGGGAATAATGCATTACAAAGCCAAAGGAGAAGAGGATTTACTGAATACCAAGGCAGAGGATATTTTAGCCGATTCCAAATGGTATGTGGGATATGAAAATAACGAATTACCTGGTTTTTATAATTCCCGCTTAAAGGTTTATGCAGGAAACTACCGAGCTACTTTTGGAGAGGGTTTGGTGATGGAAAATACGGATTATTACAGTGCCCGTAAAACCGGTTTTGGTTTCAGCAAAAGGATTTTAGGCATAACCCCTGACCTTTCCAGAACGCAGGAAAATTCTTTAAAAGGCGGAGCCGTTGAATATACCACTCCTTTGTTTGGAGTTACGGCTTTTGTATCCGTTGACAATAAAGATGCTTTAACATATATTGATAGAGATGGTTATGCCGTTATGCGGGATGAATATGGAAATGATATTTATACAGAAAGAGATACAACATCTGATTATTTTGGCAGACAATATTATATAAATAACAATGGAGAGCATATCTATAATTATGCAGATAGCACTGCTGTTCAGGGAGATAAGACCAAGGTCTTTGCTTTAATCAATCCTACTTTGCGTTATGATGATGACACAATGAGAGAAGCAGAAGCATATTTCAATAACGAAATTTCTGCAGGCGTCCCTTATGCGATGAATTATATCAATCTTGCTGCACGTAAAGATGTCTTGCAGGAGAAATTATGGGGAACGCATTTGCAGATCAATCCGTTTTTAGGCACCAAGCTTGGATTTACTACTTATACTGCTATTTATGATGATGCTCATTTTGTGGTTCCTACCTATAATAATTTATTACCAACGGTCTTAAGGGATTCCTATTATTACTCCAAACTGGTGAAAAATCTGAATGCGGAAATAAGCAATCTTTATAGCACTCAGACCAATAAATACACGCGTGATTACAGAAGAGTAATTGGTTTTGACGGTCAGACCGTGATTGGTAATACTTCCCTTCAAGGTGAATATGCTGAACTTTCTGTTAACGGGGATGATTGGAAACTTGGGGATGACCCTAAGGCATATCTTGTTTCTGCACATACCCAGTTTGAAAATCTCTATTTTATTACCTTGTTCCGTAATTACGATGTGGATTTTGATAATCCTTATAGCAACAGTTTTTCAGAACATGAACGCTTTGAAGATACCATTTTAGAGAAGAATGTTTATGCTTTAACCAATCCTACCATTGCAGACCTTTATCTCAATTCCAATCAGTCACAACCCGAACGAGGCATCTATTTTGAGACCCGTTATAAATTTAACAGATACTATACCATCAACAGAAGCTATTTAGACATTTGGGAACGCTTAACCGATGGACGCAGAAGTGTAAGATTTCAAAGCGAACTGGAATTTCGTCCTATTTATCAGCTTGCTATGCGTTTGCGTTATAAAAATCAGGTTAATCGTTATGATGATGATGCGGAACGAGGCGTTTCCAAGACCAATGAATATACTTTGGCATTCAGAACTTTTCTTTCCAATCGTGATTTTCTGGAACTGGAATATCGTTATAACACGGTTTGGGGTCCGCCTTATACTTCCTTAACCTATCCTGCGGCAGAGGGTCCAAATTCAATGGCTGCAGCTCAAACCTTAATGATTGGTGATTATGTAGCGGTTAATTATACTCACTATTTCAATAAATCGTTAAAAATGCAGGGTTCTTTCCTGTATTGGTTTGGGCATGGCATTTCGCATTGGGATTGGGAAGATATGGAAATTGATTTTATGGGTGAAAAAGGTTCTAAAGCATGGATTGCCTTTACCAGTCGCGTTTCCCAAAATATGTATCTAAATTTGAAATTCAAGAATAAAACCTATCAGGATAAAGAAATCCGGATTCGTAATTATAATGATTCGGATGATGCTACTTTACTGGATGATCCTGTCTATTTTAAAAGAGTTGAACACAGCGAAAATACCATTCGCTTAAGCATTGACTACCGTTATTAATATGGAGGAATAATGTTATCTAATAAGTCCTTAATACTTATATGTCTATTAATTGTTGCTTCGGCACTTTCTGCCTGGAGCATAACCGATACCTATTTCGGCAATCCTTTTTCCACTTTTGATGCCCGCAGTTTTGCTATGGGCGGAGCCGGTTTATACAACAGTAAAGGTGTTTTCGGCATAGCGGATAATCCTGCTAATTTAACTTTGATGCGGAAAACCCTTGGTTTTTCCGTTAATACTTATCTGAATCGGAATGAGGATAATCGCAGTATTCCCTTGTATAATTCCTTTGATAACTATATAGACGATTCTGTGTATTCCTCTAATATCAATACCTTTGATAATTATGCTGTAGCTGGTTTTGTTGCTCATCGTTTTAATAAGTGGGGCGTGGGTTTAGGGGCATATTATAAACCCGTTTCCAGTTTTGATGCCGATTATAGAGAAGAAGTTCGGAATAATCGCAATACCGATAATGATGTTTATCCGGAAAAGATTGCCTTAAACAAAATAGAAAGTGAGGGTTCCCTGAATAAAACAGCTTTTGTAACCTCCTTTGCTTATAGCTTAAGCGATTATGTTGATCTGAATTTAGGTTTTGAATATGCTTTGCTGAACGGTGATGTAAACAGAGAGAAAACTATCCGTTGGACCGATTGGGCTATCAGTCAAGTAGGAGAATATCATCTTCCGGAATTAACTGAAATTGATGATTATGAACTAAGCGGCGATCAATTCAAAATAGGTGCATCCGCTCTTTTAGGAAAGCGAGTTGGATTAGCTGCTACTTTTACTCCGGGAACTGCTTTAGACAGGAAGGGAACTTATTATTACAAAAGGGATGCTTATCTTAACACTGCTGTGGATAGTATCAATACTGATATCAAAGAGGATTATAAACTTCCCACTCAAATTCGTTTTGGTTTTGTATACACTCCTCGCAATGTGGTCCGCACTGAATTCAATATGGATATTGAATATGTTATTTGTAGTGAGATTAATAAACGCTATGATGATGTAATGAATTTCTATGCCGGAGTGGAACATCAGGTAGTCAACTTTTTGCCTTTACGCCTGGGTTTTCAGGCAGTAAATAACTGGTATTTTACTACCGAAGAAAGCACGGATGAAAATAACAATCCTATTACTTTATATCACACCAGCAAAATATTAACCCCTATGGTTACCGGTGGCAGCAGTATTCAAGTGATGGATAACTTGAAAATTGATCTCGGTTTCGGTTATACCTGGCGTGAATATGAAGCAGTGGATATGTTTGGCGATGCTTATTATAATGATAAACAATATACCGGTTCATCCAGTTATGCCTTATGGCCCAATTCCCATATAACCCTGAAAAATCGTGGTTGGGAAAATCCTGATAAAATTCGGGAAAACAATATTTCCCTGAATGCCGGACTTAATTTTACCTGGTAAAAAAACTATGAAACGGATAATATTATTCCTTACTACATTAGTTCTGCTTTGCACAATTGCCAAAGCGGAAGAACTGCGTTTAGACCTCATTTTTTCTAACGATATGCATGGTGGTATAGACCGTTCGGAAGCAACTTTTATCAATCCGGATTTTCCTCCACTTCTTGGAGGAGGAGGTTCTGCCGCTACTTTAATTAAGCACATTCGTTCTCTGGCAAATGACAGAAGAGATAATTTACTTTTGGATGCGGGTGATATTTTTCAAGGTCGTCCTGTAGGAACCATAACTAACGGAAAAGCGGTGGTTGAATTTATGAATGCCATTGGCTACGATGCAATGACCATTGGCAATCACGAATATGATATTCCGGAAGAGAAATTGATAGAGACCTTGCAGTTAGCTCAATTTCCCATTCTATCGTGTAATATTATAGATAAAAGAACAGGTGAAATTCCAAGCTATATCCAACCCTATATTGTGGTAGAGCGATTAGGGTTAAAAATCGGGATTTTGGGTTTTACTACAACTGATACGGAAAAGATGAGCTTTCCGGAAAACATTAAAAATGTTAAATTCCTTTCCGAAAAAGAAGCGATAGATAAATATGTAAAAATCCTCCGTAATCAGGAAAAGGTGGATATTGTTATTGTCCTGGGGCATGCCGGTTTACCTTATGATATTGTTCCTACCTATCTTACCCGTTATGATGCTCAAGGAAATCCTTTATACAATGAAAGATATGCTGTTTGGGGATATGATGCTCAAGAAATAGCGCGCGAAGTTGAAGGCATAGATATTTTCATTGGCGGACATATGCATAAGGGAATTCCTACCCCCTGGATAGACCCTTACACACATACAATGGTTATTCAAGGTTATGCTTACGGTTCCAATCTGGGATGGATAACCTTAAAAATAGATCCTGAAACAAAAACTGTAACCGGTTATGAAGTTCCTGCCATTCGTGAAGGCAGTATGGTTACCCTTTTTGAGGATGAATTTATTCCCGATGAAGAAATTGGAGAAATGATTGCTGAACAGGTTGCTATAGCAGAAGAAGGAATGGACGAAGTTGTGGGTTATGCAGGTGTTTATCTTTCCCGCACTAATGTAGATGCTCAATCCTTAATTGGAAATACCATTGTAGATGCTATGCGTACTGAAGTTGGTGCCGATTTTGCCTTTCTAAATTTGGGAGGAGTGCGTGCCGATATTAAAGCAGGTCCTGTTACCTATAGAGATATTTTTCAAGTGATGCCTTTTGATAATATGATAGTTTCTTTTCGTTGTAACGGTGAATTTTTACGCCGGATAATTGAAACCCGAGTTGAGGGCTCAAGACATGGCTTAATTATCTCCGGAGGCAAAATTGTCTATTCCAAAAAGCGGGAAAATTTTGACCGTGTAACTCATTTTGAAATTGGAGGAGAACCCTGGAACCCTAATAAAATTTATACTGTTGCTACTACAGATTTTATTATGCAAGGTAATGCAGGTTTAACTATGCTGATTCAAGTGCCTCAAGAAGATATTATCTATCACCAAATCAATTTACGGGATGCAATTGTGCACTATTTTCAGAAAAATAGCCCAATTATGACGAAAATAGATGATCGCTGGGTGCGCAGAGATAATGCTAAACCTTCAGCAGAAATGCTCCAATAGTTATTTCACGCAGATTTCGCGGATTACTCAGATTTCGCAGATTTTCAAAGTAAAGAGAAGAAAAAGTTAATTAAATTAGAAGTTAGTGTCGTGTAGCTGGGGGACATGGTTCCTCCACAGAAAGTGGAAAGGTGAAAAAGTGAAACCTGGAATGAACAGTGAAAAAACAACGCTGAGCTTCAACGAGCTCCGACTACATTTCAGTCAGGAGTCATCATCCCTGAAATAACTTTTCAGCTTATCTCAAATTTGTTTAGCGCTGAGGACTTATGACGGCAAATTTTTTCAATGAAGGATTTTAGAATTTGATTTAGCAGGTAAGAGTATAAGTTTAAGCTGGTTACACATTATATTCATTCTTCATTCTTTATTGGAGTTTATATGTCCCCTATAACAATAGTTGAATATCATCCTTCCTATGCCAAAGCCATAGCTGAAATGTGGAATAACAGCAGTGAGGGTTGGAACGGCAGAGTTTTTAACAGCACGGAAGAAAAGGTCTTACAACAGGAATCCGGCACCAAATATCTGAATTTGTATCTGGCAGTAGAAAATGAAAAAGTTATCGGTTATGCAAAATTAACCCGCTATGTAGAAGAAAAAGGAGTTGCCTATATTGAAATGCTCTCCGTTTTGCCTTCGTATCACGGAAAAGGTATAGGTAAAGAATTAGTCCAAAAATGTGTGTTGAGAGCTACGGAACTGGGTTATGAACGCATTGATTTATTCACCTGGTCTGCCAATTTAAAAGCTGTTCCTCTTTATAAAAAATGCGGCTTTTTCTGGGAAAGAATGGAAACTCAGGTAACACATCTGCTGAATTTTCTTCCCGGTTTGCTCAATAATGAATTGCTAAAATCATATTGGAATTATTTTCACTGGTATAATGACCTGAAAAGAGAATTGAATATAGAGCCGGATGGCAGAACTGACAATGGCTTTGATTTCTATGATTATCTTTGGGAGAAGGATGGTAAACGGTTAGAAGTTACTTTTGAGCGTTTCGGTAGAGGGATTGTTTTTATGAAGACCCCGGACTTTTCTATAAAAGTAGATATCCCAAATGCCAAACCGGTTTTTGGCTTAACTTATCCTGTGCATTACACTTTGGAAAATTATCAGGAAAGACCGATTACTATTTCTCTGCAAAGTGAAAATGACCCTCTGGTGGAATATAATTATCAGCAGAACATTGTGTTAGCGGAAAAAGCAGAATTGGATGCCACTTTTTACCTGAAACCCTTAGAGCGGCAATTAACGGAATGGGAAAAATGTCCTTCTGTTAATACCCGTATCTGTATTGAAGGCAAAGATATAACCTTTAGAACCGGTATAAAAGTGCAATTTCCCTTAACGGTTGAATTGCGTACCCGGGACAGTGTTTTTCTTCCTGAGCATAATTATAAGATGTTCTTGAATGTCCACAATCATTTTCCGGTAACCTGTTTTTATCATCTTGAATTTCCTGCTGATGAGCGTTTACAGCTTAGCCAAAGTAAGTTTGACCTTGTTTTAAATGCTAATCAGAAAAGCTTTTTAGAGCTTGATTTTTCCCTTAACAAGGGCTTAATTTATAATCCGCATTTCCAGATTACAGCCAAACCTGAAAGTGGAAAGGAAATGCAATTTACCACCAGTTGCTATTCTTGCTTTCAAATGTTGGGTGCCAAAGATGGAATTGATTCACCTGATTTTATACAACTTTTGAACGGAAACAATATCCTCTATATATCCAAAATCGGAGAACATAACTTTGCCACATTAGTAAACATAAGCACTGATGATTTATATTTTCCGGCACCTGAACCGGGAAAACCATATTCCTCAGAACTGAAAAGAGAGCTGCCTTATGAAACGGTTATTGAAAAAACGGAGGATGCCATTCAGGCAATTTTGAAGTTTCGTTCAACTGATTTCCCGGGTCTTGATTATGGAATCGTTTATCGTCTTTATGATAGTAGTTTAGTAGAATATTTTGTTACCGTTTATGCTCTACCTGAAACCGAAGCAGAAAGTTGGCTAAAAATAAGGTTTTATCCTTCCCAATACAACATTGGCTTTTCTTATAAAGGCAAATTATATCAGGTTGGGAATGATTTGCCGGATATTTATGAAAGTAATTTTCCTCAGGATGGCTTTGCTGAAAACTGGATGTTTGTTCAAGGTGTAAATTATACTCAGTCACTTATCTGGCATCCCAATCTCACTATTAAACCGGAAAGATACTATTTCTATGGGGAGATTAATCTTAGTGAACTGGTTAAAAGTGGAAAGAATACTTCCGCTCCGATTCGGCTCTATCAAAATGTTTTTCTTACTCCCTGGCAGGTTCGGGATCTTGCTTTGGGAAGAAAAGTTTCCGAAGTTATCTATCCTACCCTGAATTTAATTGCTAACCAGGGAAATCCCTTTTTTACTATACCCTGCCCTGTAGAAATAAGCCAAATTCTGGATATTGAGCCAATGGGAGTTTACACTTTATTTTCCAGTTGTCTAAAGGATTCACCGCCCCAAGAAATGCAAAAAAATGAGATAGGGGAAAGGAAATGTAGCTGGGAATTAAACAAAAAACCGCATAAACCCTGGGAATTGTTAACTTGCAAAAGCGAATTATACAACACCGTAATAGAACGCAAACAGCTTATTTTCTTTTCCGAGGGTGAAGTTAAAAATCAGGAAAAGGATAAATTGCTAATTGCTGATAATGGCTGTTTACAAATTACTGCTGCCAAAGATGCTCAAATCTCAGGCATTATCTCTTTGAAGTATGAAGGAATTGAATGGCTGGAAAACAGTTATCCGGATTATGCACCCAGATCAACTTTCAATCCTTTTACCGGAGGAATAATTATAAAACCTTATGCTGTAGATGCTAATGTATTAAAATCAGAAAACCATCAAGCGGATTTTATTGCTCTTAAAGATAACTATGGAAATTGCTGGCAGGGACTAACTATTACGACCACAATAGATAAATTTGAACCGCTTAAGGGATATATTTACCGGCAGTATTATTTATTGAGACCAGGAGTTCCGGTTTTGGCTATTTTTGCCGAAGTTGTTGCTTCCACAGGAACTGTCAGATATCATACTTTTAATTTTTATTTTCATCGGAAACATCAGCAGGGTGAAAAAGACGGCTTATTCTATATTCACCACGAAGATAACAGCTGGCAGAAAATTTATCAGACAAAAGTTATGTATGATATTAGTTTGGATTATAAAACCATAGCAATGCAGGTTGCTGATAGCAATTACTTTCTGCAATTATTTAAGTTAAGAAGATTTTCTACCGGTTGGGTATATATGGACCCCTTTATAGCAATGTTAAGAACTTATATTTATACCGAATTAGCTACTATAATGCCGACAAGAACAGAGCCAATATTTATAGTAATGTCCGATGAACTGTATCGGAAAGAATGGCTTAATCAGTTGCTGGATATTAGCTTTCCGGTTTAATTTCCTGTAGATAAGTTTTGTTAATAGGTAGGGGATTTCCAGGATTTTATTGTATACTATTTTGAGGGTTGAGAGGGTTGAAAAAGTTGAGAAGGTTGAGAGGGTTTAGATGGTTTAAAAGGTTGAGAGGGTTTAGAAGGTTGAGAGGGTTTAGAAGGTTGAGAGAGTTTAGAAGGTTGAGAAGGTTTAAAAGGTTTAGAGGGTTTAAAAGGTTGAGGGGGTTTAAAAGGTTTAGATGGTTGAGATTTGTTAATTACTTTAGAGCCCGTCAGGGCGATACAATTATAGCGATGGGTGCGTAAGCCCCTCGTGAAATGTAAGCTCCGATTTCCTTTTTCCTTTTATCTTTCCCTTTTCCAAAAGCCCGTCAGGGCGACACAATTATAGCGATGGGTGCGTAAGCCCCTCGTAAAATGTAAGCCCCGATTTCCTTTTTCCTTTTATATTTCCCTCTGCCAAAAGCCCGTCAGGGCGATACAATGATGTAGAAGGTGGCGTAAGCCCCTCGTAAAATTCACGATTTAATCGGTGGGATGTTTTGACTCACAATTTTCACCTGCCTTAAATGTCGCCTCACCCCACAATCATTGTCACTTACAACTGCTTTACAACTGGTCTACAAACCTAAAAATTGTGAGTTAAAACAAAAATTCGCCCCGAAGTCACTATTTATGAACAATTCCAATCCAACCCTGCTGATCTGAAAAAATACATTCTTTCACGATTGTGTAATTTGAGGGGTTGGCGAAGCTCAGTAGCAAGTGTGCTTGCTTCTTGTTTTAACTCACAATCTTCACCTGCCTTCAATGTAACCACACTCCACATTCTTTTCTCACTTACAACCAATATGCAACTGGTTAATAAATCTGAGAAATTGTGATTCAAAACAAAACTCACGGAATAAATATCATTCCCAAAAAAATCCCAAAATTATTTCAATAACAATCCGATATGACTCCCATATCATTCCCATATCGCGATATGGGAATGATATGGGAATCTCATCCACTGGATAACGCAAAAAAGCAGGAATTCATACATAACTATTTTGTTTCTATTTTAACTCACAATTTTTCGGTTTGGAGACCAATAAAAACTGCGGTTGTATGTTAAAAATGAATGCAGGGTGTGGGAATATTGAAGGCAGGTGAAAATTGTAAGTCAAAACCTCCCACTGTTTACATCGTGAATTTCCCAAGGGGCTTACGCCACCTTCTACATCCTTGTGTCGCCCTACGAGCTTTTGGCAGGGGAAAAGATAAAAGGAAATAGGAAATCAGGGCTTTCATTTTTCGAGGGGCTTACGCCACCATCGCTATCGTTGTGTCGCCCTCCGGGCTTTTTTGAATCTAAACCCTTTAAACCTTCTAAACCTTCTCAACCTTCTCAACCCTCTAAACCACCTAAACTCTCTCAACCCTCTAAACCTTCTCAACCCTCTCAAACCTCCATTATCTCTCAAAACCCTTTAAATTCTAATCATCCTGTTCATCCAATACCTATTTATCAATTTAACTATGCACTTCAAAAAAGCTTTCCAGTCGCAGCAAAGTTCTGGCATCTATTTCTTCAGGTTGGTCACCTTCCAAAGTTAAGAAAGGTAGGTCTATATGTTTTCTTAAGAGCAAGTTATCCAGTTGCAGATGGCAAAAGCTTTGTGTGTAACTAATTACTGCTTCTATTTGGCGTTTTTCCAGTTCTGGTTTAATATCCTGCAAACGGTCAAAAACGCTGTAGGGATAAGTATAAGCCAGGTATTGTTGAACTATATCAGTTAGCAGATAGGGCATAGAAAATTGGCGTTGCACTTCGTTAAAAAGGACATCCCCTCCCAATTCTATAATTGTTTCGTAAATATTTTTATAGATTGGAGGCACTCCTAAATATGCTAAACGCAGTTTTACAGGTAATGGGTCTCGTTTTTCTGCTACTGCTAAAAATGCATCCAATTCGCTTTCATAGTGGTCGGGATTACCCATAAAATCAGAAGAATTAACCAGCCAAAAATGATTCTCCAGTCCACTAACCCGGTGTTCTTTCCAAGTCCATTCGTCCAAGATAATAAGCTTACGGCGAATTTCATCCAGGCGGTTTTTTGCTTTTAATGTCTCTTTGCGGGAAACACCGAAATAATCTTCCAGCCGGGAAATTTCCTTATTCAGGTCTGCATAATTTTTATCTGCCGGAAAAGAAAAACGGTATACCGGAAGATGCTCTTCGGTAAACATATCCAAAAGCGAATTGCTGTTGGAACAATCCCCTTCCACAATACCGATAATCAAATCCAACTGAGAAGAAAGAGCCGCTATATAGTTTCCTTTAATCCAGCTGCAAAGGGTTCTGGGAAAACCTTTCAGTTCGGCATTTTGCACTTTTACCGAAGAATCACTAATGATAAAAACATTATTTAAATCAACAGGAATATGTCCTGCCGCAAAAATAACTTCCACCGGAAAAGAAGTAGTAAAGCCAATGCGTTTAGGAATCATAGCTCAGCTCCAGATATTGAGTTTCCAGTTCGGCAATGTGTTTTTTGCTATTTTCTATTTCGTTAAGCAGCAGGTCTATTTGTTGTCGTAATTCTTTTGCCCGCATAGCATTACTGTATGTAGAAGGAAGTGCCAGCTGGGAATTTATTTTTTCAATTTGGCTATGATTTTTTGTAATTGATGTCTGCTCATTTTCAATTTGCTTATGAATTTGTTCCAGATAATAGGGATTGATTTTCTTCTTTCTTTCCCGTAGATTTACTTTTGCTTTTGGCGGTTCGGGAATTGTAAATGCCAGCTCCAATGCCTCTTTTAGGTTTGTTTCCGTTTCGCTGATAGTTGGGTAAAGTATATTATTTTCCAACGCTTTATGGAACACCCAATATTTTGTCGCCAGCTGACGAATAAAATAGCGATCATGACTTACAAAAATAATGGTTCCCTGATAGTTCTGCAAAGCAGAAAGCAAACTGTCACTCATTTCCATATCCAAATGATTTGTCGGTTCATCCATAATCAGCAGATTAGGGTTTTGATGAATTAAAACACAGAGCATTAAACGCGATTTTTCACCTCCGCTAAGGATTTCAACTTTCTTTTCCACATCCAAACCCTGGAAACCAAAACGAGCCAAATAACTTAACACATAACCCCTTGTCTCGCTTGGTACTATCTGCCATAATGTTTCCATCACGGTTAAATCTTCATCCAGAAAAACCTGATGCTGATCGTAATAGCCGACTTCTAAGGAAGCTCCAATTTTAAGCGAACCGGAAAATATCTCCCGTTCTTCCAGCAAGATTTTTAGTAAAGTTGTTTTGCCACAGCCATTGGGACCAATAATACAAACCCTATCACGATAGTGGACTTGCAGATTTACATTTTTGGCTAAAAGAGGTCCTTCTGGGATACCAAATTCCACATCTTTCAAGGTATAAACATCATTTCCGCTTCTTCCTGCCGTTTGAATATTGAGCTTAATTTTCTTTGCCTGCTGTGGTTTTTGAATTATTTCTATGCGGGAAAGCATTTTTAAACGGGATT
Protein-coding regions in this window:
- a CDS encoding ComEA family DNA-binding protein, whose translation is MKKFLIMLFVLAGLSVLAAKVDLNIASLAELMQLPITEKQAKDIYEYREFVKIFDDIYELRKIPSIDQETLDRLKPLVVVSIYVETDEAAVRREEIRDLLERVDSNEGASEGMADVWEDYLMTPQNVNKMLFDDLMSFPNVSGIDAVAVLKRIAQGDTIADTRDLRNSTGLSYYGYSNLRSYVYYKEPPVKNRLMCDASLLYYTRYFEEGQYDMLHESFLRNDYNATNVIIPHLKTNSYWGYFGLDKLDPDIMLKLRMRYGNNYKLGIMHYKAKGEEDLLNTKAEDILADSKWYVGYENNELPGFYNSRLKVYAGNYRATFGEGLVMENTDYYSARKTGFGFSKRILGITPDLSRTQENSLKGGAVEYTTPLFGVTAFVSVDNKDALTYIDRDGYAVMRDEYGNDIYTERDTTSDYFGRQYYINNNGEHIYNYADSTAVQGDKTKVFALINPTLRYDDDTMREAEAYFNNEISAGVPYAMNYINLAARKDVLQEKLWGTHLQINPFLGTKLGFTTYTAIYDDAHFVVPTYNNLLPTVLRDSYYYSKLVKNLNAEISNLYSTQTNKYTRDYRRVIGFDGQTVIGNTSLQGEYAELSVNGDDWKLGDDPKAYLVSAHTQFENLYFITLFRNYDVDFDNPYSNSFSEHERFEDTILEKNVYALTNPTIADLYLNSNQSQPERGIYFETRYKFNRYYTINRSYLDIWERLTDGRRSVRFQSELEFRPIYQLAMRLRYKNQVNRYDDDAERGVSKTNEYTLAFRTFLSNRDFLELEYRYNTVWGPPYTSLTYPAAEGPNSMAAAQTLMIGDYVAVNYTHYFNKSLKMQGSFLYWFGHGISHWDWEDMEIDFMGEKGSKAWIAFTSRVSQNMYLNLKFKNKTYQDKEIRIRNYNDSDDATLLDDPVYFKRVEHSENTIRLSIDYRY
- a CDS encoding GNAT family N-acetyltransferase, whose protein sequence is MSPITIVEYHPSYAKAIAEMWNNSSEGWNGRVFNSTEEKVLQQESGTKYLNLYLAVENEKVIGYAKLTRYVEEKGVAYIEMLSVLPSYHGKGIGKELVQKCVLRATELGYERIDLFTWSANLKAVPLYKKCGFFWERMETQVTHLLNFLPGLLNNELLKSYWNYFHWYNDLKRELNIEPDGRTDNGFDFYDYLWEKDGKRLEVTFERFGRGIVFMKTPDFSIKVDIPNAKPVFGLTYPVHYTLENYQERPITISLQSENDPLVEYNYQQNIVLAEKAELDATFYLKPLERQLTEWEKCPSVNTRICIEGKDITFRTGIKVQFPLTVELRTRDSVFLPEHNYKMFLNVHNHFPVTCFYHLEFPADERLQLSQSKFDLVLNANQKSFLELDFSLNKGLIYNPHFQITAKPESGKEMQFTTSCYSCFQMLGAKDGIDSPDFIQLLNGNNILYISKIGEHNFATLVNISTDDLYFPAPEPGKPYSSELKRELPYETVIEKTEDAIQAILKFRSTDFPGLDYGIVYRLYDSSLVEYFVTVYALPETEAESWLKIRFYPSQYNIGFSYKGKLYQVGNDLPDIYESNFPQDGFAENWMFVQGVNYTQSLIWHPNLTIKPERYYFYGEINLSELVKSGKNTSAPIRLYQNVFLTPWQVRDLALGRKVSEVIYPTLNLIANQGNPFFTIPCPVEISQILDIEPMGVYTLFSSCLKDSPPQEMQKNEIGERKCSWELNKKPHKPWELLTCKSELYNTVIERKQLIFFSEGEVKNQEKDKLLIADNGCLQITAAKDAQISGIISLKYEGIEWLENSYPDYAPRSTFNPFTGGIIIKPYAVDANVLKSENHQADFIALKDNYGNCWQGLTITTTIDKFEPLKGYIYRQYYLLRPGVPVLAIFAEVVASTGTVRYHTFNFYFHRKHQQGEKDGLFYIHHEDNSWQKIYQTKVMYDISLDYKTIAMQVADSNYFLQLFKLRRFSTGWVYMDPFIAMLRTYIYTELATIMPTRTEPIFIVMSDELYRKEWLNQLLDISFPV
- a CDS encoding bifunctional metallophosphatase/5'-nucleotidase → MKRIILFLTTLVLLCTIAKAEELRLDLIFSNDMHGGIDRSEATFINPDFPPLLGGGGSAATLIKHIRSLANDRRDNLLLDAGDIFQGRPVGTITNGKAVVEFMNAIGYDAMTIGNHEYDIPEEKLIETLQLAQFPILSCNIIDKRTGEIPSYIQPYIVVERLGLKIGILGFTTTDTEKMSFPENIKNVKFLSEKEAIDKYVKILRNQEKVDIVIVLGHAGLPYDIVPTYLTRYDAQGNPLYNERYAVWGYDAQEIAREVEGIDIFIGGHMHKGIPTPWIDPYTHTMVIQGYAYGSNLGWITLKIDPETKTVTGYEVPAIREGSMVTLFEDEFIPDEEIGEMIAEQVAIAEEGMDEVVGYAGVYLSRTNVDAQSLIGNTIVDAMRTEVGADFAFLNLGGVRADIKAGPVTYRDIFQVMPFDNMIVSFRCNGEFLRRIIETRVEGSRHGLIISGGKIVYSKKRENFDRVTHFEIGGEPWNPNKIYTVATTDFIMQGNAGLTMLIQVPQEDIIYHQINLRDAIVHYFQKNSPIMTKIDDRWVRRDNAKPSAEMLQ